GGCCTATAGTCTTGCCTCTCCAACAGTTGTGCTCCTAGCTGTCCTATATCAAGGTTTCCAAAGGCCAGCTCCCATTTCCAAGTACAGTGAAGTGCTGTCTACCAAGAGCTTTCACTAGAAAATCCAACTGAGTGGATTGAGGGTTGGGTCCAAGAATCTATATTTttcatatacaatggaatattactcaaccttaaaaaagaatgaaatactgccatttgcagcaacatggatggacctagagattatcatattaagtaagtcagagaatgacaaatgtcatatgatatcacttacatatggaacttaaaaatgatataaatgaacttatttacaaaacagaaatagattcacagacatagaaaacaaacttatggctaccaaagaggATAGatagcagggggtggggagatggagataaattaggagtttgggatgggcatatacacactagtatatataaaataggtaaacaatagggacctactgtgtagcacaaggaactatactcaatatcttgtcataacctataacggaaagtAATAAcccatatatataactgaatcactttgctgtacacttgaaactaacacaacattgtaaattaactatacttcaattttttttaaactcattaaaaaaagaatctatatttttcaaaaatacaccCTGGTTGATTCTGACGTGCAGCCAGGTGGAAGCGTCACTAGACCAGATGACCCATGGGGCCCATCAATTTGAAGAGTGTATTGAGTGTCCTCGACATGGCACAAATTAATCCTTCAATCTGTCACCAAGATTTACTGCTCCGTCTGCTTTTCCTCAAAGAAAGCAGAATTCATGTAGGCTCGGAATTATGTAACAGCAGTTTTCAGCTGCTCAGAGAACTATACTGAAAGGCTTGGGATGACTGCATGCGGGGAAGCAGGCGTGGCAGGGGCAGACCTGGGCCCTTACATAAGctgcctttgatttcttcacaCCGGAGCTGGATGACCTAGAggaaatttgtttccttttaaagcCTAGAGTGCCATCCCAAGCCTGtataatttttctgaaaagtGTCTTTCCAACACGACTACCCCCAAAGGAGCTGGACATAGTTATCCCTGAGGCAGAAGCGAAGTTGAAGTACAGGGGAgacattttgttttaaaccatCAAGCAGTGTCAACTCTGGAGCAGTCAGACTGCTCTCCTCCTCATGAGAGATGACAAGCGTTTCACGGCAGTCATTTTTGAAAGTAGGTGCCAGGTGGGAGAGGGGTTTGATTTGCTGGAGCGTCAGCTCAGTAAAGCAAGTACCTCCCCCAGTCCTCCCTTAATTTGCTGAGGTTTTGACAGGGGCTGAGCTGAAGGGGCCTTATAAATTCTCACAGGCTCTTGTATTCTGACATGTGCTGTTTCACAGGAGGCGTGACACCACTGGTGTTTCAAGGTTTTTCTCTACCAGGAAGAAAGTTTTTATGTACCTCGggctcttgtatttttatttcattatgttttacTTGTATTTCTACCAAACCTGCAGAATCGGCGGGGCTTGGAATGGTTAAAGTCGAAAGGACTTTTTGCCTTTCGGTAAACAGCATCGTCCCCCATCCTCACTTTAAGATTTCTTCTACTTTCTGctccccccgccccgtccccagCCActactctctcccttctctttctcctttcctccctctctcccctccccctctctcaaCACTCTCAAAGCGTGCCCTAAACGGTGACAAACTTGCATGTGCTTCCTTTATGACTAAACCCCTGGGCCTCTAGCCAACCCCTCACAGATGGTCCCAAACATCGGACACCCCTTTAGGGGCACCCCACGTTTGCAACCCAGCTGGGAACGGCCAGGGTGGAGGAGAAGCGTGACGGGGAGTGGCGGTGTCTTAGTCCTGGGGGAAAGCGAAGCAGCTTCCAGGAGGAAACAGGCGTTTCCTTCCCACGCGCTCGGCGAAGCCCTGGGTCCTGGCCCTGGGcctccacccagcccctcccGGCGCCCTGGGAAAAGCCAGTCGCTACACACAGGCACATGCAGGCCCCGGGGCCGCGCCCTAAGGAGAGCAGCACCCACGGCCAATTGCTATGGCAACTCCGGGGCTCGTTCCATTCCCCACCCCGCCGATCCCCCCGCCTCctgcctgagctgcagccaaccggCTTGTGCGCGTCCCAGGAGCGCGCTATAAAACCTGCGCGGTGGCGCCGGGCAGGGGCGAGCCCGACCAGGAGCAGCGCGCGCAGAGCCAATCTCCGACCTGGAAAGCCCTGTGAAAGCGGCAGGAAAACGCCTGAACATGCAGAGTGCGCAGAGCCTGCGACTCGGTCCACCCAATCAGTGCCGCTGCCTGGCTTTCCTCCTGCTCCTCCATCTCCTGGGACAGGTGAGTGGCGCACTCATCAGGTGCCTCTGGTTACTTTGCCTTTCTTGGGCGGCCCCTGCTCGGTCCCGGGGTTGCTCTGCCTTCCAGGGTCCCTGCTAAGAAGTTTCTCCTGATCTCGCCCGCCCCCAGGTCCTTGCGACTCCGCGCTGCCCCTCCTCGTGCCCGGCTCCGTGCCCCAAGAAGCCGCCGACCTGCGCCCCCGGGGTGAGAGCCGTGCTGGACGACTGCTCCTGCTGCCTGGTGTGCGCCCGCCAGCGCGGCGAGAGCTGCTCCGTGATGCTGCCCTGCGAGGAGAGCCGCGGTCTCTTCTGCGACCGCAGAGCGGACCCCAGCGCCCAAACTGGCATCTGCATGGGtaaccctgccccctcctccgcTTGACCTCCTGTCCCTCAGCTAGCGGAGCTGCCcgctctttcctctctccttccccccaacTCCCGAGAGGGTGATGAGCAAATACTAACAGTGATGCCGTGGGTGATGTTTATGGAGCGCTGTGTGCCGGGGATGGTCTGGGGGCGCGTGGGGCTTTGCGGAGCGCCAGAAGCCAGAAAGGAAACCTGCCCGCGGAGGTGAGAAACATTTGCCTCCCTAGAGAAGAATCTAGATAGACAGGGAGCAGAGCAGAGTTAAGGGCCAGTGAAGTCATTTCCTTTGGAAGTTTCCAGGGTACGCTCGGGGGGTGATGGAATCTTGGGCTTACTTACAGGCTCACACTTCCCCCAACTGTAGCCAGGCTGGTTTGTTTTCACACCTGTAATTGTCCTGTTTGAGCCAAAGCAGCCACTGCTCTCCTGGGATGACTATGCAACCCCTGTCTGGGCcgtgagtaaaataaaaatgcaggcaACCAGCCAGTCCAGGATGGTGAAACTTAATCAACTGGGGATCAATTTCCCACACGGTGCACCATTTAGTTGGAGACCTGTCCCTGCCTCCCTGGATAAGAGGGCTTGGAATAGGCTTTTAGTTTCTTCTCTAAACGAGTAATGATTTATCGTGCTGGAATGCCAAGGAATCCTGATGCCCTTCCCAGTTTGACCAGTTAACCTGTTTGGAGGCTTATGAAgagcacttttttctttttaattctgagCTTCTGGAGTAGGAGAATCTAAGGAGGTTCTTGCGAAACGACACTATCATTGGGAACAACAGCTGAGGGCCCTGGGGAATGTCACTTCACGGCTCTGCCCATCTTTCCTCGTGCGTAAAATGAGTGGCGGGACTGGGTGGTCTTGAGTGTTTCTTCTTGCACTGGGAGGCCTCCATGAGGACATCTCTCTGCTGGTGGTGGATCAGCAACCAGATGGCCTCAACTAGGAAAAGAATGATTTGGGGCTTGGAATATGTGCTGTGGCTCTTATATAGCCTCTTCGATGCACCGTGTTCTTgattttctctccccttccctctctgctctGCTTCCCCAACATTCTAGCGATAGAAGGAGACAATTGTGTGTTCGATGGAGTCATCTACCAAAGTGGAGAGACCTTCCAGCCTAGCTGCAAATACCAGTGTGCCTGCCAAGATGGGCAGGTTGGTTGTGTGCCCCGCTGTGAAGAGGACCTGCTACTGCCCCAGCCTGACTGCCCAGCTCCGAGAAAAGTTAAAGTGCCTGGGGAGTGCTGTGAAAAGTGGATCTGTGACTCCAATGAGACGGGGACATTAGGGGACCTCCAAACCCTTCCAGGTGAGAAATTCAACATACCTGAAAATGATCACAGCACAGGACTAAGTGCATGCAGGAAGCATGTATGCTCTTTGGGATCTGCAGTGAGAAACTGGCTTCAGCTTCTGGTCATTCAGTTGTGGAGTCCAGCTTGCCCACTGAGATCAGACACATCACGTGTTGGAATCCCAGACAAGTTACTGAAGTACACACAGCCTCTTCTGAAGAAGAATCACATCCAGTGGTTCTGTTGAGCCATAGGGATGAGTTTTCTTATTACACGACTGCCATTTATATTTTAGTCTGTCCCACTTGACCCTTGTTAACATTGCAAAGATGTGCTTTGGCAACTTTATGCAAAACATGTAATCGATAGAGCTTCTGTACTTGTGGCAAGTGTCAACTCCATGGGAACACCATTTAAGCCATTTGCAAAGGGCCTGGTGATGACTCTTTCTTTTCTGGACTCTGTCAACTACCTGTGCACTCTTAAGACCAGCTTCCCTAAAGAATGCCATCCCTGGACAGGTGTCACAGAGAAATGCCACCTTTCCAGGTGCTGCAGGAAGGATCAAGTGATACTTTAggatctttgttttgcttttccttttgttttggctTATAAAGGAAGTGatattttttgaaaagcaaacatTCAAGATCCAGTAGAGAATATTTTAGAAGCCATTAATCAGCCGGATTATTTATACTGGCAGTACACAGAACTTCACA
This sequence is a window from Orcinus orca chromosome 17, mOrcOrc1.1, whole genome shotgun sequence. Protein-coding genes within it:
- the CCN3 gene encoding CCN family member 3 produces the protein MQSAQSLRLGPPNQCRCLAFLLLLHLLGQVLATPRCPSSCPAPCPKKPPTCAPGVRAVLDDCSCCLVCARQRGESCSVMLPCEESRGLFCDRRADPSAQTGICMAIEGDNCVFDGVIYQSGETFQPSCKYQCACQDGQVGCVPRCEEDLLLPQPDCPAPRKVKVPGECCEKWICDSNETGTLGDLQTLPAYRTEATLGVAVSDSGINCIEQTTEWSACSKSCGMGFSTRVTNRNPHCEMVKQTRLCVVRPCDQEHKQPADKKGKKCLRTTKSLKAIHLQFENCTSLYTYKPRFCGVCSDGRCCTPHNTKTIQVEFQCSPGQTLKKPVMVIGTCTCHNNCPHNNASFLQDLKPNTSRGEM